AGGTAGCTGTGGCACTGGTACTGATCCGACCATCGGCTAACCGGTTGGTTGGTCCCGTTGTAACTGGCAAACGGGTCTTTGAGCCGATTGGTGTTGCCGGTCGAATACACGCCGATTTTGACCCATTTGGCATGGGAATCGGCATAGGTGAAGATGATTCCCCCCATGTGTAGGTCGTAGCCAAGATTGCGCGAATTGAGGCTAAGGAACGAGGAGTTCCCGTTGCCGCTGTTGATGGGGCACCCAGGGGTTGGGGGACGGTAGCTGCAAACTTGGGTCGTGTCGTAACAGAACATCGGGGGATTTGCAAAGGCCCACCCGGTCAAAGAGGCACGGCCCCGCCCGTTCCACAGCACGGGGAGTTGCGAGGGGGCGGTCACGGCGGTGTGGCTGTAGCCGTTGAGGTTGCCGTTGTAAGTGTAACTGATGTTAGGGGCCGAGCTTGGGGGGACTGCT
This window of the Armatimonadota bacterium genome carries:
- a CDS encoding prepilin-type N-terminal cleavage/methylation domain-containing protein, with translation MNSRSAFTLIELLVVIAIIAILAAILFPVFAQAKAAAKKITSVSNLKQIATAVHIYISDYDDVLPITYAPNPANPAQYNHGVLNPAGSWYTPTNALTRAAFESSWATNTYPYTKNYQLLYDSNSVPVAVTSSPYPGAVPPSSAPNISYTYNGNLNGYSHTAVTAPSQLPVLWNGRGRASLTGWAFANPPMFCYDTTQVCSYRPPTPGCPINSGNGNSSFLSLNSRNLGYDLHMGGIIFTYADSHAKWVKIGVYSTGNTNRLKDPFASYNGTNQPVSRWSDQYQCHSYLFRPDFDFGNEPGVIE